AAAAAAGGTCAAATTTGATTATTATGTATTAAGGGGAAAATCGTGGACATGTTATCAAACCTAATAAGAAGATATACCACCGCTTAGAAAGAGGCGGTGTATCACATAGCCCCACTCTATAATATGTGAAACCTATGCAAGTGGGGTTGCGGGTATATAAACCAAAACTGATTAATTCTATCTATCAGAGGCTACATGATGTATACATAAATGTATGGATATCCTAGTTTTTAAGAACGGGGGAGAGGTATATGGTCTATAATGATTTTTTGAAAAGGATTTGGTCTATAGTATTATCCTTATATTCTAAGACATCGAGGAGTTCACTTCTACCAACAATTGCTTAAATAGTATTATCCTTATATTCTAAGACATCGAGGAGTTCACTTCTACCAACAATTGCTTAAATAGGCGAAGTAAATAAGAAAAGGACGAAACTGGTGACTCAAGGGGTGGTTTTGTAACATAACACCACTTGATGGGGTGGTGTGTTCCAAGTAGGAACTATCCATGTAGCAGAATAAAGAGATAGCACAAAACCATGATTTCACACCTACCTCAGTAAGCAGTGGTGTCTTCTTTTGCTATATTGAAGCAAGAAAAAAGTGTTCTCCAAATCGAAATTAATTCGGTCAATTTAGATGAAAAGTTGGTGTCTCCATGGTGTTGTCAATTAATGTTGAAGATGTGTTGCTTGGAAAGGTGGTAGTGTGTCCTAGAAGTTTATAATATTGTTTATTAAAAATAGTTTATAAAATTGTTCGTAGAACATGAGACCATGGACAAGTGGTCACTTTATGTTagagaaatatagaaaaaatggACAAAAAATGCATAAGGAATTAAATGAAGTCACTGACATGTTCTAGAAACAAAGACAAGATACCACCACTTAGTGAGGTAGTGTGTCCAACAACCATAAGCAACACGCAGTTATGCATGCAACAAGTTACTAACTCATGCAATTACTTTTCATGGCACAACTAATAATTAAGTATTTGTTTTAAGGACGGGAGAGATTTTGGCGAGTGAATTTTATATCTAGCAATTAAGATAAGGTAGTGTGTCCCTTATAGCAACTTCAAGAGACTCTCTATATCCTTcctaaatgctaggaatagaCATTTTGGTGAAAAATTACCCTCCAACAGCTTGTCTAAATGGTTATgcaaatatagccatcttctatttcagacttttcgctagccaaaaatagaagatgagaatggctctctagagtgtgcacgagatatagaaaagctgttggggagtgaaaagatatagaaaacgatttttatagaaatgactctccaaatgatgatttagagagtgagatttagaaagactcttggagatgctctaagtctATAATGTTGTTTTCTTAAAGAAAGCCGTGTACTTCTCACTTAACTTAAATAAAAACAGCTAATTCCTAAAATAATGAAGAGAATTATACTCAGGAGAGTGGTAAGGCTAATAATCATTTTATTAGGAGCGTGAACGATTTGTACTTTTCTTAGTAATTATTGATTGTATGCACTATGCCTGCCTACTCAACCCAAAAAAAGTTGGGCTCATAATAAGGACGAGAGGGATTTTGGTGAGGAGGCTAGGGAAATAACTAGCCTTTGGACCCTCTTTTTGGGGCTAAAAGTAGAGAGGGCTtgataaaaaagaaaacaaataatGTGGTTAGAGGGCTAAAAGTCCACTTTATTGTCTCCAAGCTTTATTTTTGATTTACCTTTTGTTTTGTGGCTCTTGTCATACTGCCCATATAATGTTGTCTAAGCAAGAACTTTCTAAAATGTACTACAAATGAATTATAACATTTTTTATCGTTGTTTACCTTAAACATGATTTGAGACGTATTAAACAACTCCATAGTTACCACAAACATTTATATAATGGAAGGTGATCGATTTTAATCAAAGAAAATGGATGGCAAAATTACAATACATAAGCATTATCCTTACGTAGCTTCTTTGACAAGCTAGCGCATTGTAACAATAGTATTCTACTATCGGAGAAGGCAAGCAATAATCACAATGTTTGACTGCTCTTAAAAGCAATACTGCTGTAGTCAAAATTCTCTCACAGTTTACTGTACAAGAACTGCTGCAGGCAAAATTCTCTCACAGTTTACTGTGCAAGAAGCTGCAGCAGGCTGTAAACTAGGTTAAGCGAACAGGTTCACTATGTTTTGATCTATTTCTAAATGTggacaaagaaaattaaaaatgcAACGAAAAAGCTAGTTTCCGAGCGCGCAGGATCTGGTGGTGCGGTGCGCACACCCATCACGACTATTGGATGCGCGCATCCGCTGTTCACTACCATCCGATGCACCCGCGCCCGAGAAGAAGTCCACCGCTGCAGCAGAAGGCTACGCTCGCGATGGCACCAcgccttctctctccctcccttcaTCCCCAGCTCTGGCAGGCTTAGAAGAGAAGGGGCTCGGGGGAGCAAGGTTAGCCAGGCGGTAGGGACGGTGGGAGGGCGGCGTTATGGTTATAGCAGCGGCGGAGGCGGCCAGGCCAGGTTGGGGGCAAGGGTGCCATGGCTGTAGCTCAGGACGCCATGTagggggaggagaaggaggaggccacCGTGGGTGCACTAGGGTTTTGTCGGAGCTCTGGGAAGTAGCCACGACCACACGTAGGTCTAGCAAAACCCTAGCATGCCGTGGCAGGGCGGTGGGTGGTGGGTACATGAGGAGGGAGAAGGTAGCTTCACCATGGACGTCGCCGAAGCCGGGCAGGGTGAGGAGCTGGTGGGGGAGtgtgggaggaagaagagaaggcgcGCGAGAGGCGAGGAAGAAGGAGGCGTGCTGGCGGTGGATGCGCGCGGACGAGAGGCGATGAAGGAGGCGTGTGTGCATAACATTATCCACCTACACACGCGAACTGTAGTCAAGTCCAAAAATGTAATGCGTAAACAGAGTGCTTAGCCCACACTTGAAATTTATGGGTAGTTGATTCTTCATCAAATCCAATGGCTAGCTTTCACACTATACCTTCTTCTCTCCCGATTTATTCTATCCTCAAACTATCGTCGACACCTAACGTCTTTATTGCTTCTACTATGCTTCTCTCCCGATTTATTCTATCCTCAAACTGTGTTGACACCTGATGTCGTTGTCACTTCTACTCCACTGCTCCTTCTCCAACAATGGTGAGTACCCATGATGTAACACTCCGCGTCCAAAATCTACTTATATGGCCTAGCTCGTTACGTGGAACGGGGCTGCATACGTGtagcacctctcttgcactttcatccttgtttcctataaaAGGGTTAACCCAGAGGTGGTACATTTAGAACGACAAGGATTATAAGCTGGCTCTCACCCTCTTAAATTTCTAAGGTGGTACTAAAGCCAACAACCACAACTCTTCATGTGCCACATGGGCCACATGTGCCAACAACACAAACTACTATTGGCTTCTAACGGGCTGAGGTGTTACATTCACCCCCTTAAGGGTTGATGCCTAAACCCAACAACCACAACTATTCATGTGCCACATGGGCCACATGCGCCAACAACACAAACTACTATAGGCTTCTAATGGGATGGGGTGTTACATTCACCCCCTTAAGGGTTGATGCCCTAGGCAGCTAGCCACATACGCAGTAGATGTCCACATGCGCCAACAACACAAACTAATATAGGCTTCTAACGGGCTGGTGTTACATTCACCCCCTTAAAGGTTGATGCCTAAACCTAACAACCACAACACTTCATGTGCCACATGGGCCACATGCGCCAACAACACAAACTACTATAGGCTTCTAATGGgctagggtgttacattcaccTCCCTTAAGTGTTGATGCCCTCGGCAGCTCACCAGATACGCACTAGATGTCCACATGCGCCAACAACACAAACTACTATAGGCTTCTAACGGGCTAGGGTTACATTCACCCCCCTTAAGGGTTGATGCCTAAACCCAACAACCACAATACTTCATGTGCCACATGGGCCAAATGCACCAACAACACAAACTACTATAGGCTTCTAAGAGACTGGGGTGTTACATTCACCCCCCCTTAAGGGTGATGCCCTCGGTGGCTCACCACGTACGCAGCAGATGTCCACGACCACCCATTGGTACACCCTCCATACGTAGAAGATACGAGCTGGGGTTACATTAACCCCCTTAAGGTTTGATGCCTAAACCCAACAACCACAACTCTTCATGTGCCACATGGGCCACATGTGCCAACAACACAAACTACTATAGGCTTCTAACGGGTTGGGGTGTTACATTCACTCCCTTAAGGGTTGATGCGCTCGACAGCTCGCCAAATACGTAGTACATGTCCACATGTGCCAACAACACATACTACTATAGGCTTCTAACGAgctagggtgttacattcaccCCTTAAGGGTTGATGCCTAAACCCAACAACCATAACTGTTCATGTGTCACATGGGCCCATGCGCCAACGACACAAACTACTATTGGCTTCTAACGGGCTGGGGTGTTACATTCACCCCCCTTAAGGGTTGATGCCCTCGGTATCTCACCACACAGTAGATGTCCACATGCGCCAACAACACAAACTACTATAGGCTTCTAACGGGCTAGGGTTACATTCACCCCCTAAGGGTTGATGCTTAAACCCAACAACCATAAGTCTTCATGTGCCACATGGGCCAAATGCACCAACAACACAAACTACTATAGCTTCTAACAGGCTGGGGTGTTACATTCACCCCCCTTAAGGGTTGATGCTCTCGGCAGCTCACCACATACACAGCAGATGGTTAGGACCACCCATTGGTACACCCCTCCATACGCAGCAGATGTCCAGGACCACCCATTAGTACACCCCTCCACGGGCACATGCAGGAAGGGTTGATGCTCTGAATACCATTGTAACACCCTGCATCCAAAATCTACTTATATGGCTTAGCTCCTCATGTGGAACGGGCCTGCATATGCGTAGCACACCTCTCTTACACTTTCATCAtcgcttcgtgtaaaagggttaacccaGAGGTGGTACCCTTGGAACAACAAGGACTATAAGATggccctcaccctcctaaacttctaaggtggtactaaacccactAACCACAACTTCTCATGTCCCACATGGGCCACATGCGCCAACAACACAATTACTATAGGCTTCTAACCggctagggtgttacacatggcGACCATGACTTGTTGCATGCACCTCTATCATCCTATTTTTCTTTTTGTACTCTAGTGGGTTTCTTTCTTATTGACGTACGTACAATATGTGCTTATCTTCTTTTTCTATATGGATGTGAGAGAAAAAAGTGTTCTCCAAGCCTGAAATTCTTGTTAGCGACAGACACCTAGATGAAAAGTTGGTGTCTCCATGGTGCTATCAATGTTCAAGATGTGTTATTTGGAAAGGGTGGTGTGTCCTAGAAGTTTAAAATTTTGTTTATTAAAAATAGTTTATAAAGTTATTAGCAGAACATGAGACCACGGACAAGTGGACACTTTAGGTGagagaaatatagaaaaaatggACAAAAATGCATGGGGAATTAAATAAAGTCACCGACATGTTCTAGAAACAAAGAAAAGATACCATTACCACCGCTTAGTGAGGTGTCCCACAACCATAAGCAACATGCAGAAGCTACGTGTAACTCATGCAAGTGTTAATTACTCTTGATGGCACAACTAACAATTAAGTATTTGTTTTTGTCGTGTGGCCTAACTACTAACACAAAGAAATGCCCTTATAATAAGGAGGGGAGAAATTTTGGTGAGGGAAGTTTATCTCTAGCAATTAAGAAAGGTCGTGTGTCCCACAAGTCTATAATGTTGTTTTTAAAGAAAGCCGTGTACCTCTCACTTAACTTTAATAAAAGCAGTTAATTCTTAAAATAATGAAGAGAATTATACTCAGGGGAGTGGTAAGGCTAATAATCATTTTAGTAGGAGCGTGAATGATTTGAACTTTTCTTAGTAATTAATTATTGACCCTATGCACTATGCCTGCCTACCCAACACAAAAAAAAGTTGCACTCATAATAAGGACGAGAGGGATTTTGACAAGGAGGCTAGGGAAATAACTAGCCTTTTGGACCCTCTTTTTGTGGCTAAAAGTAGAGAAGGCTtgagacaaaaaaaaagaaaacaaataatGTGGTTACAGGGCTAAAAgtctgtaagtgcatctagccctctAGTGGtttttggtaaattgaatgacaacacaattaaaggtctaataagtttgctaagtgttgaacaggaaattgagtctatcacatatacttgtgggttgtgtattaacaagtatatacaaggttcaactagtaggaaaacttgatgatatgccacattatgttaaagtgaatgccaaactgtgtattgttgtattggaagtttaTGGAATTAGTCTAGTTCAAGCAAaaaacaacaatgcaaatagaatcaatgaaatggcttttatgttgtgggatatcatagcatcatgtgaaagcaaacatatttggtaaatgacaatgtatagtggatataagtcggtctctacattggtttgcttacatggatgaatatatgaaagatcaattggaatgtcaagccaaaatgagaagggaataaggaatcgtgaattagcttgaccatattgatgttgatccatgtatgtctctatgtgagataaattgaagcttgattgatctcaacattcatatctagaaaatattcaagcaaggatcaaaatattgaggaaatggttttcaatggatgcttaatataatgtgacttaagtatggcttgatagggtgaagatagcaaggaaagggcttcgaggtactaagcgaaggtgaagggcaagcgatggtttggcgaccgaggtaccatggctaaggtgaagaagagagtacttgcattgagtcgaggtactaatcaagctatgaggagtcatattgtgttgaggatcaaatcattagtggaagtgacttgaagccatgaaggtgaactcatatatatggaaatggttcaagtcacataatcaaggtataatgagaatgaggaaaacatattcgataatagaagtCCTCAATTGGTaaatgaagtggcaaccagctcaaaggcatttacattcttttatgctttgaatttaagtttaggaaaagccatactataaagagggattctagtacagttggtcaactgtgcaaccagatgctcaaaactatagatctatatcctcttacccagccaaagcagccagccaaaaatctctagattctacctattttggctagggcggcagtgccgcccataaacgaccgttgggacccaagaggtaCAAATACCATTTGGGCCGGCCCACAACCAAGAGGCTTCTTCTCCAATGGTTTAGTTCGAAACTGAacagaccaaagctcacctctctctcctccattgttgctccttcatccctcaagcaatccttgatttccactatcaaaacttgagagaaaaggcagcaaaactctattggagagcagatccactgattcccaaagtctaagagcatttggttcacgtttggccggcggttctagggtttgttactcttagagcttgctcctagctagctaggtgtcgcccttgtgcttgccaacttgtgtggcagccttgggaggtttgtaacctcatcccgcagctaagaaattacccctcacttcaagagttcattctcttgatttgagaactaGGGCAagacaagccttggtggcgagccaatccttttgtggatgcctcaacaacgtggacttaggcaagccttggtggtgagctgaacgatgtcgacaagtgaggaggtatctctagaacttttacttttagatggctcaaattatacatcttggtctgctagtgtgcttgatgtttttaggaccatgggtcctcaaatagagcagattgtagatgtgagcatttcacctcttcatgatgatttgatctacctatctagagaggaagtgaaatgcttacaactcaatgctcaagctgctaatttcttatttagtgctttgcgtgaagatgtacttgatgcTGTCGTATTTGGAGATGGTAAACCACTTGGTGATGCTCATATAATTTGGACCACGCTCAAGGAAAGGTATGGCAACTCCAAATGTGAAGAGAGCAACCTCTCATTAGAAAAACCACTTGAGgaatgctcaacttcatcgacaaatgatgagcctcaagtgattATCTCAAAAGGCCTATTTGATCATGCCACATCTACTTCCTCACCAACATATGACTTATTGGATGGTAATGAAATTGTTGGTGAGAACAatatttttacatgtggtacttctactttctttagttcttgtgagactaacattttgaaggaagaagaagtTTGTGATCGGTGGAagccaaatgatgaatccaccttaccaagaagctcaactctctatACCACTTCACATATTggtctcatggcaaagaaagagaagaaagtggcaagtgagagtgacagtgacagtggtagtgatagtggtagtgatgatgatgagatcaatcaacaccttgcacgtctaagcaagaaagacaagttgatagtgatcaagttcatagagaagattcaagagcaagaagaagatctctacaagcaagaagagcttctcgttgaaaagatcaaatgcttggagaagttgaccaaaaagcatgaaaagcttaagtgctctcatgctagcttggtccaaaggtatgaaaacttgtcaattgagcaaactcatactattaactctctatcttgtgttgctcaattagaatatcagaattatatgctcaaagacaagttggaaaagcttactagcaaaaatgagactttgcaagaaagtcatgatgggcttttgtgctctcatgagaagcttatggagtctcatctcatgctagaagttgctcatgaggttgtggtaacaatggtaaaatcataccaacctcacactcacaaaTGCACATACACACAAGGTTCAtctattttatcatgtgctaacaagtgttgctctcaagcaagccaaccttccGTTGAGCATGTAATTGTAGAAACTTATGATGATTCCATTGCAAAATAAAATGAACAGCTCAAGGAAGAAGTTGAAATGCTAAAaagggacttgattcaatggaagggcaagtgcaatgctcaaccttctcaagataaccatgaagacatggtgaagaagcttaagAAGGGATCAACCGATGCATGCATCAAGCCTTATCAAAAGGGTTACAAGTCCAACAATGGCAAAGTAAAGGGGATACTTAAAGAAGTGCAATCTATCTAGAATGCAGTAGTTCAGCCAGCTGCACAGActacggcagtgccgcacctcaagggcggtagtgccgcacctggaCAGAATAGGAAAGTTCCCAAGGCCATCAAGGTGCAACGTCAATCAAagaagactctcatcacttgcttcaagtgcaagaaagATGATCACCATGTCAAAGATTGCCCCctaaagaaagaagagaagggcgtgagcaagatccaagagaagaagaagatggctcatgtcaagttctccaacatgggacacaatgcttctatgtgttccaacaaggtcgatgatcaagtcacacttccaaagaacaagacaagaagaagcaagaggaagtgttatggttgtcatgagaagggacatgaaattggctcatgtcctaataagaaaagtgaaggcttatcatcatcaacaaagaggttcattagcaaggtagcaatcaaagtgcaagaagagaaggctagaaagaacaagaaccgcctatgctacacttgcaaaggaaagggacatttaagtaaggattgtctcatgggtaacacttctaagctcaacttgtcaattgatttaaatatgcttaggaggcccaaaaatgacacttgtgcTAGAAAGGTGATTGGTTCACCATGTGTTAGCAcacaggccatttgggtgcctaagtctcttgtgactaaccataatggacccaacatagtttgggtaccaaattgtgcttagtaagtgttgtaggtacttgaaggtgaTATGAAGCTTCGGGGTGCTTGATCAAGttgattgaaaatattcactcaagctatcaatcaattcacattgcatattcttatatggttgacccgaagatgaaTTAATGGAAATACTTCAAACTTCATATTCACCTTGgtaactagtacctaacccttgctagctagccacttgacatgtgtagtctctaatagttcacaaatatatgtgtgtttgtgaattattaagagtggctagagtacttcaagtctaagtgaatcatttgccatatgatgctttcagtggctctctagtagagcaagatcttattcatgttgtaggtaatgaggaaccaccttgtgaagcaatcaagaaaatggccattggtgatataagaccacaagaagtacATGCTACAAAAGTGGAAGCTCCTCAAGTTGCTATTGTACCAAATTCCACTGACAACTCTGATGCAGAGGTGCAGCACACCCCTGCTGCAAATtagcagggcggcagtgccgcacccaagGGTGGCAGTGTCATCCCTCCTACATAGTAGCAGCTGACTCCACTCTAATTCGTGGACAAATCTACAACCTTCATATgtgcaagatgaagatgaaaagaccacctcatccattacaatcaagaagggtggtaacatctaaatctcaagtgcaatttatttgaaactaaactcctttgtgtcttgtgtagccacttaggataatagaagcacttgaggatattcattggttgctggtcatagaatagaaatatgatcaaaattgaattgatcatccacATCAAGCAACATAGGTGAC
Above is a genomic segment from Miscanthus floridulus cultivar M001 chromosome 3, ASM1932011v1, whole genome shotgun sequence containing:
- the LOC136543122 gene encoding uncharacterized protein, with protein sequence MSTSEEVSLELLLLDGSNYTSWSASVLDVFRTMGPQIEQIVDVSISPLHDDLIYLSREEVKCLQLNAQAANFLFSALREDVLDAVVFGDGKPLGDAHIIWTTLKERYGNSKCEESNLSLEKPLEECSTSSTNDEPQVIISKGLFDHATSTSSPTYDLLDGNEIVGENNIFTCGTSTFFSSCETNILKEEEVCDRWKPNDESTLPRSSTLYTTSHIGLMAKKEKKVLKEEVEMLKRDLIQWKGKCNAQPSQDNHEDMNAVVQPAAQTTAVPHLKGGSAAPGQNRKVPKAIKVQRQSKKTLITCFKCKKDDHHVKDCPLKKEEKGVSKIQEKKKMAHVKFSNMGHNASMCSNKVDDQVTLPKNKTRRSKRKCYGCHEKGHEIGSCPNKKSEGLSSSTKRFISKVAIKVQEEKARKNKNRLCYTCKGKGHLSKDCLMGNTSKLNLSIDLNMLRRPKNDTCARKVIGSPCVSTQAIWVPKSLVTNHNGPNIVWVPNCA